Genomic window (Drosophila willistoni isolate 14030-0811.24 chromosome 2L unlocalized genomic scaffold, UCI_dwil_1.1 Seg196, whole genome shotgun sequence):
TGTTAATAGAACTGCAACTGCCAAATAAGAATGATGaaacatacacatataaatatctctatatatacatatatatagtaaatacggtataaatacaaaaattatatcatttttatttattccaCACATAATTAAAACACAAAGCAAATTGAAATGCGCCGCTGGCTCTTTTGCGTTTTGTTGGGTTTCAAATATAAGcacaaagaagaagaaaaagctCACAAAACTCACGTACGCGCTGACCTGACCTCCGTTCAATATCGTTTCTTAGAACtaatttaacaattatttGTTAATCCCCTCCTCCCTGCCGTTGTCTTAACGCACTAGTTCGGGCAATAACTTCTGTTTGGGCAGGATGGAGGCTTTCAGATCGTTAAAACGCTGCCAAATGTAAGGATAACGTGATGCCCAGGCCAGCCAGGCTTCTTTGGCGGTGGTTGTGGCCTCCACATTTTGCAAATGCTTATAGTATTTGCCATTACGTTTCACGCCCGCTGCCACATCTTTGGCGAATTTGGCAAATCTTAGCTTGAGCAGGGTCTCCGATACGTCTAGCAAACGATTACCTTTGGGCGGATGAACTAAACATAGCTGGCAGACGACAAAATCCTGATTGCTACTCTTATTGAGGGGTATAAAGGTCGCATCGCGTCCAACCAGACACTGCTGGAGCCAAGAATAGCCATTGGCATTGACTTTCACGCCGGGCAGCTTGACGGGCAAGAGTTTCTTGTTGCTGGTGAAGATGGGCAGCCATGGACGATGCTTGATCAGGAGCAGTGTATCCTGATCCCGCTGCTGGACGGCACTGATCTTGCCCGTGTGCATTACACGTTCGTTGATAATGCGTTCGGGTATGTGGGATGGTTGCTTGAATTGACGCACCAAATAGGCGGGTTTACGTTTGGCATAGGCCACCAGCAGCATTAGCGATGATGTTCCATAGATTAGCACCTCGCTGCCCAAGGTGTCTCGTTCCAGATAGTTACGCAAGCTGTGATATTTGTCCAATAAAAAGTTCTTGCTATTCGCCGGAGTTGTCATTGTGATgcttattgttttattattcTTGTATAATTAAGtaacttttttttggggtAGTGGGCCTGGAATTGTTTACGTTGAGAGTTAAGACTTTGTGTTTATGCAATTTATGACGTCATTTTACCAACTCGCTGGCGTCGTCGTTTCGttcttcgtcgtcgtcttctCTCCAATGGCTTTcgtttatatatctataaattcTATATGCAAAATCAGCTAATTTTGTCAGATCGAAATCgaagaatttttttcttttccttttcgttCTGTGTTGTTATTAACAAATACTTTGACAGTTCTTTGCCTACTAAGTAGTGCAAGCGAGATGACTATATAGTCTTTCGAAGTGCTCAATTTGAAACCCAAACGTTTTGCAACACTGGCCAACGATCAACAGCAATACGcccacacatgcacacacacacagtcacacacacacaattatACTGTTTTCTTGTTTGAACTAACGTATttttgccgtttttttttaatttcccgCGCACCGGTTTTTTATGAACCTTTGCCTTTGCGTTGTCGTTTCAGACTGAATCAAGAGATCGTTTTAACGTGAATgtaccaaaaccaaaaccaaaaaaaaaacccaacaacCGCCTGTTGCTCTCCGTTCGCTGCTCCCCAATTGGCATTTAGTATTTGTTTTGGTTGTGGCGCTCACTCTGCGTCGTAATGTCGCCCCCCTCCGGGCCACTCCTAATAACGCGACCCCGACACACATTTCGACATAATGTGACGATGGCATTGCTTCTAAATGGCAGAGGGTGGGGTGTGTGGTACACCTTTTTTTAGTTACCTGTTGGGATTTAGTATAAATTGGGTATATATAGCCAAGTAATTTGCTCGTCCGATTCATATAAACACATCGTTGGGATCATTTGGAATCCAATTTTTATATAGTATAGAATTATTCACAACACGCGATTTTTATAtgcatttttcaaaaattgcaaaattaagtGAGAGAGAAATTACTTTAGAATTCCAAAATTGCCAGagacacatatatatgtacatacatatatgtatgtaaatgtaaaaatataagtattaaaatataatatatacatacttattgACTTTATTACtgattaaattaataattacaATTAACAATTGATAAGCAACgatttatatacaaatattttttcaattatcAGAATTGgctatataaattttaattttgattgtaaaattgtaaatattaatattctttTAATCCTATAAAAAAAATCGTTTATATCTATAGGCTAATAAAAATATCGTTTATATGGCAATTACCCcacaattttttatgtattttaaagttcacatttttttattgcttttttGATTATTAATTTAGACaattataaaatacaaaattaaatttaaatgggCTTGTGTTTTTTAATGGAGTGTGTCAGAAAGTAATTTTGCTAATAAGTCTAAATTCAAATAAGAACAAGACATATCTATATGTCTATCagattatatttatatatcagATTAgtatatattaattaattaattaggTACACAAgtagtatgtacatacatatgtattttaagGAGGTAAATAAGTAGTCATTTAAATGTGATATTACTTGATCGTTATAAATATTCTTGTTGATTCGCGTCTCAACTgataagaaatatatattatatatagctAAATATATAGGTTTATATGTacaaatgtataaatatataatgacTTTGTAAATTTGGTTAACCAGAGTGATTTACTTCTAtataaatatctttttttcttttatatgaCACCATTAGAATTATGATTGAACgttagtttttttaaatttgatgtatatatatatcctttTTTATATTTGGCTGATATTCAGTTGCTGTATAGCTTTTCAGCTATTCCTGAAAATTCGAAAATTAGCTACTCTTCTTTAAACAGACCTCTTGTTTTAGGTAGTTTTTCGAGGCAAAGACCATTCAAATAGGTCTATATGAATCAATCAATGTaaagccaaattaacattgaTTAACATTTTGGGTATTCAATTCAAATTAGAAAATCACTTTTCATGTGTTAAAGTTAAGACATAAATGAAAATTAGCCGAAAACGATTCGGAAaggtacatttttttttacatttttaaactttattttttggttaCCTGCGTTTTTTCAGAaattatattgaaaatttcaaacatttaataaatgtatatatcaaGTAAATCGGAATTTATAATACATCTCAAAAATGCGTGGATATTTGAAAAAGTTTGAATTGCCCCGATTTGACAACTATTATGCTCAAAATAGAGACATGAACTTTTCAAATACTCTTAAAAATTACCAATTCATGAAATTCAAGTTTTTGTTTGAATATTTTGCTGTTTATTGGCAAATCGGTTAATATTTGGGAAAGTTATAGATTTACAAAGTTAAGAATTTTCAGGAATTTCACAgaatatttcaattgaatttggtTCAGACTGTATTTTGGTAAACAAATGAGGAATTTGTCCTAATCACAAATCAGTTAAACCAGTAGATACTCCTTagattgaatttcttaaaACTCATATTCAAACCCAATTTTAATGAGCATATTGAAGTCTATCACAAGACTATCTCAAATATCTCTCACAGTTCAATATGGTTTAATTGCTGTAACTTGTTATTCTGCTTgctttgctgttgttgttggtaacACTGACTAAACCTTTTGTTATTAGTATAGCATTCTGATTGTTTACCTGCCTCGAACCGCAAATGTTGtaccacaacaacaataacaactacaacaacaacatgattTGCATTTTGGCGGTTTTCGCAAGTTGCACCTGAGTGTAGGCGTTAAGTCAGTCAATCAGTGTCTGGCGTCACTAGGAAAAACTCGTTGGTGGCTCGTTTTCCAAATGAAACTGGTTTTTGTGTTGGCCGAGGAGGGAGGAGTGTGGGGGGTGGGTGTGAATTTTTCAACCTCAAACCACAGAAGGGCCTTTACTATGGTTTCGAGGCATGGCTTCCGCTTTTAATTACATCGATTCGAGTGTTTAACTTTTCCCTTGGCATcgaaaacaacaataacaaagcaaaaactcGTTTTCAAACTTGTTGTAAACTTACGTAATCCAATTGTAGGGAAACCGAAAACGTGGCTTtaaactatacatatatatctacacATACTTACTTACTGTCTACAAGCAttgttatttaaaaataaaagaacttCCACTTTTGTTGCTATTTTGTCGGAAGAATTCTGGGTGCCtttcttcttctcttctcCCTTCTTCGTCTTCCGTCTCTTTGGCAACTTCGTCAGCATGTCTAATTAACAAGTGTATGCTCTATACAATTAACCTCATGTCGTTCcgtatatgtaaatatgtttccagacacaaacacacatacacacacatatgcacaCTTTAAGAAAAtgtgtaaaaacaaaaactattttgaaaaactaggaatttttagaatttaatatatcaacaaattttaaaccCTTTAATTTTATAACGTACTTTGTTAAGTTTGAATTCTTGACATCTTTTAGTGTTTTCTACGGAAATACCCATGTAGAAATTCCTAAATTTATAAATCTTATCTTTTAAGTGATAAGTTTGTTGAAGTTTTTAAACAAGTTTTGAAAAGAACAAATAATCGCACAGCTTTAATATTTCGAATATAACATTATCCTTCTTAAAAACCTTTAATATACCTGCAAAAACTAACACATTTCtcttaaaaaactttttttttttgtaatcaagcctgattttgtttttaaatcgttttcaaaaagatattttccaaaattttcgaaatttaaaattgaaatatttttgactAATTAGCtaacaatttgttttggtGAGATTTTATTTGGAAATAAACACGAAAGTGACTATCAATTTTGATATTGAGAAATTTGCTTAGAATTAAAAACGGAAACTTGGAAAACTACTGAAAAAAATCTTTAagttaaatgcaaaaattatctcaattttctttaaaaataacttttttttttgttaataaaaccTGGTCTCATTTCCAAATCGTTTTTAAAACTGAAAGTGTTTGATTTCTACACCTTTTTGTAATTCAAAAATAACATGTAAATGTATTTGAATTGATACATTGACTAAATAGCTAACAGCGAACTTTGTGgaatttgtttttggaaaTGAACACGAAAATGGatatcaatttcaatttgagaAATTTTGCTCAAAGTCAAAAACGGAAACAGGTCTCAATATTTGTTTCTTATGTGaacttttcaataaatttgctTAGTTTTATACAAACATTCAAGAGATCagtttcatttaaataattaagtactgaaaatatatataaaaatactCAAAGCACTCAAATTGtgtgtttaaaatttaaatatgggTCATTAAAATAAGTattttttaagaacaattgtagTCTCAAAGATTCTCacagtttatttatatacacaacatttttgtgaataaaatcagttcatattttgaattcaacgaatgaagattgagttattttccttctccctgGAATCCCTATTTATTGTACATACTTAAATGTTTATCCACATGAAATAgaagttttttataatttcgaAAAGGGAAACACATTgccaaaaatctttaaaataggccaaaaattatttgatattgcaatttaaagaatttcgttttcgttctttttaattttttgtagtGTAGACCCCCCAATGGAGGCAAATTATTGATCATCTGAATGTgtattaaaaacatttatgaATCATTTGTTTACTCTTCCGCTACATCTGTCTCTGTATCTCTAGCTCGATTGGCTCTTTTTCTTTATGGCAATTATAGAGAATTACCCTTTAAGTTAGTTAAATGAAAATGGCCCTCAAGTGAAATGCAATTATCCAGATATAACGAAATTATTGTCATTTGGACATGCCCATTTTCCCATGACAGTAGCAGCAGCACCTTTCCCTCCCCTGACGCCACCACCAAAGTCAACTCAAGTTTCTAGCTGACGTCACAGTTGAATAATTTCACAAATTAGCTAAGCACTTATCTCCAATGAGGAATCGCATGTGGGCACAAGGAGGAATTCATTCCACAGCTGagcaaataataatttatgtgATTCTTTCGATAGAATTTATacaatcaaaaaataaatgtatatcaAAACATTCGTTTGTATTTTgggtgtttcttttttcttctcttttttttttgaaaataggGACGCCATAGTTATATGTGCTTTAtattgtttgtgtttttgtttttacgcTGCAATTGAACAGCATAGTCAGAATCAATTTACGTTTCTCATTTTAAAACCGTTGAACTATGTGATTAGGAATTAATATAAGCGTCGCGTATAATGCATTGGCTGTCCAGGTGGCGGCTGATTCGAACCAGGAGGCGGCGGACCCGGTTGAGCTGTTAGCATTGTTAACTGTTGTCTggccatttgttgttgttgttgttgctgttcatGGGCAGATGTACCACGCCCTGGCGCATAACCTTGGGTAATACTGCCAGTTGACTTGGGATTCtgtaaaataattaaacaaaagacAAATAGGGTTAGTATTTATTGAatattaaaactttttaatcGGCATATAGAGAAATAAATCCACTCAATCccattttaaattcaaacagATTATGTCTTGGATTATATCTAAAGAGAAAATTGTGAAATCTACATACAAAAATTGGTATTAACTTTGAAATTATATTACTTTAAGCAGTAAAATCTTTAGTTATAGATCAGGGAAACAAATTAACTTTAATTAATGTCTCAAATACAAAAAAGTGCCCTAAAATTGTAtgtcaacaacaaaaagcgaTAAACTTTCATATTTGATCTATCAATCATCTATCTATCAAATGGCTTATTCCGATTCATTTAACTTTGACTAAATCCATTGGAATAGACTTCTCATTATGAGTGGATTAATCCATTAAAACCTTTGAAAGCCTTAATAAACAattgattaaaataaattttaatgtccTGCAGACATTAAACGGACCTTATCTTATCGTATGTAGTTAAAATAGAACTAAATTATAATGCAAATTAGAAGATAAATTTCAAAACTAAAAGGTAGAACATGAtgaaaatcaatcaagaaCGTGTCGTAGAGATAATTTtaaaccgatttcaaaaagttatacACCAATTAAGTCGGAATTCAGTATATTTCAAAATGACATAAAATACTTTGgtatttggaaaaaaatattttcgactcgattttttttaaacaaatcatAATTGtacataataattttttactaaaattggtaaaataaaatagataCATTTTTAATAAGAAAAATCGGTCGAAAATTTACAGATGATACTCAAAGTTAAAGAATATTTGAGATTCCATCTATTTCTGCTTCTCCAACGACTTTTTAGAGTTTTTAGACCATAGACTTGATCAACATTAATCGGTtgttattttaaaaacaaagcaaaaagggtcatatttaaattgaacatttttccgattaaaaaaaatcaaatttcaaattcttCTTGATTCTTCAATTATAATGCTaatgaaattgtatttttaataacaaacgaaaaatattcattccattttattttcaatgcTAATCATAACTGTTTTCATTGGAATTGAAAACAgatcaatatttttttaatgctaATGAAATGAGCAATGCATTACAAAAGTACTAaacataattttcaataaatattcaaattatcGCAAAAATCTCAAATTATCTACTTGTCTGATCCCCGATGTtggaaatgaaatgatttTCTTCACCTTAGACCGATATTTTACCTCTTGAACTACTAATTACACGTCTGTATATAGAAGTtagttttgaatttaaaaattctcaaatataacaatttaaaagaCGAAATGTAATAGTTTTTCCCAGTTAAAACTACTAACTAATTGAATATGAACAAAGATTGGAGTACTTTACTAAAAAGTTCCTTAACTTCATTtggatataaatatatgtataagtaatTGAGAGTAATTGAAAGATCTTGACATTCACTTAAGTGCTAATTTGCTATTGAAGGTCAAGGTCATTTAGCTCTCATAACTTTCTCTATAGCaacatttgtttgttgttctcACCTGTCCGGCACTGCTGATCTGTAGAACATTCGAATGTAATTCAGATATCATCGGTTTATAGATAACACCCTCGGATAGTAAATGCGGCGGTGGTTGCGGCACATGACCTTGGGATGATGGTGCTCCATCATGTTTGACTTCGATGTGATAGCGATCGTGTACCTTTTCCATTGTCACTTGCGGCTTGGATGCTTGTACGGAGAGGCTGTTAACGGCTGTTGACCCCGCCTGGACTACAAGGTCTGCCTGGGAGGGCGGTTGATCCAGGTTAATGTGCAGCACCTGCATCGGCTGGGATTTCGGTGATTGGGCATCGGGAGCCTTGCCAACCGTGGCATTGGGCAGATCCACATGATAGGCTTGTCGCAGGGGCAAACTATAGTTATAGATTGACTGAAGGCGTGCATCGGCCTGATGCTGTGTGGTCGGCGGAGCGGCGGTGGTCTGATAGAACAATGTACCCGTACTTGGATATGAGGCATTCGGTTCTGTAAATGGACACGAGACAAGGAGCAGACAGAAATGAGAAGTTGCGACTTAATATTAATCCCATTTGAGTTAGCGTATGAAATTTATCTAATctgttatatatatttcaaaatacatatatgtatatatatattttgttgtgttttatgttttcttaCTGTTCCATGATAATCTAGCATAGTCCGCGGCACGACGGTAGTCATCGTGCGATTCTGCGAATCAATTGATAAAACAAATAACGAAATGATAATAAGTTGTGTGCCTGTGTTGGTTAGCAGCGGGGTTAAAGAATGAATTTCCTATTTGGCTTGGTGAACGAggtgcatgtatgtatgtgtgtgtgtgtgtgtggtgggtGAGGGGCGGTGTGTGGGGTGTAGTGCGGTGTCGTGATGGTAATGTTGGTTAGCATATGTTAATCAAAAAATACAGTGAAAGCTCCCAACTGGTGAACtcaaatttaaatgcaattctAAAAGCTGAAGGACTCGCTTTTCGTTCAACTTGCATATAAATTCCTTATTCTGCCTTACCCTCTTTATCTCTTGATGTTTATTTATTAGTTTTGATTTACAATGTCATCGAAATCGAATGTCCTGACAACTAACTGGGTCTATAATGGAGACTTAAAGGCAACTAGGGCCTAAAGGTTAATTTTGTGTTTCAAATTTAAGCACttaaaaacctttttaaaaACTAACTAACACTATTTAATATAAAGAATGGATATAACGTTCAATTCAGAGTAAGAACCAATTGTAAATCTAAATTTCTATCGTAGAACATCGAGAGTATATCCCACATTGACATCGAAATACGAAAGTTAACTACGTTTTAACCATACTATTgtctaatattaaatattcatAGCGTTTCGCCTTTTTTCGAAGTCCTTTTGTATTGATGTGTCCCCAAGGGAACCTTCCTGTCAAAGTTTCCCTAAATTAGCTTTTGCGCTCTCCTAAAGAAAACAGGTTTGGCAgatcaattttaaatgaagTTAGGCTAATATGTCTAAATAAGTGTgtaaaattcacaaaaatattttcctttttatattattttagcATTAATCGAcgttttctctcttttttttgtcaaatAGTTTCTCAAAATTGCTAAGGTCtgaatatataatattataggAATTTGCTGGAATTATCATACAGTTTCCAAAGTTATATAAAGGTTTTTAAAGTTGTTTAGCTCTTGGAAGCCAGAGAACAATCTTTCTGCTTTAACTTGTTAAAAAAACTTATAAACACGCAAGAACCTTAGTAACTCCCAACTTGGGATTCTTTTCAACAATTTGTGGTACAAAACTGATCAAACTTCTTATAACTCATAAGCGTTTACAAAATATCCAATTtgtagaatatttttttttttgatttagaGCCCTTGAATTGCTATTGCGTTTAAATTTGTTGGGTAAACTGTCCACCTGAAGTTGCTTTCACTGTAGGGTCCTATGAACCCTGAAACTGGCTTACTCTGTTGGGCATAACTAGCGGCACTTTTGTAGTACGCCTGATGTTGACTGGGCGGTGAGGGGCTGCGACCACGTTTTGATGGCTGATTACCAGGCGGAGgctgaaacacacaaagaagacaaaaatcaattaaatgcTAAAGATTTTCAAATTCACAGGGCCGTGTTACCTTTTGTAGTATAGGAGGCATATGGTGCTGAAGTCGCAGGGGCGGCAAAAAGACGGAGGCGTtggctgcagctgctgcagccGCATGCTGTTGGGCCTGCTGTAGGGCAAATAATTCAATCTCCTTGGCCTGTTTTTTACGGGACTCGTCGTCGTTGAGAACCTTTTTCAGTTGCACCACTAATTGATGTTTCTGATTATGCAGGTCGGTTAATTGTTCATCCAGTTTGGTGATCTGGCCACGTGTATCCTCCAGTGATTGGGTATTTTCGCGTTCACGTGCCTCACGTTCGCGTCGCAAACGCTGCTCCTCGCATTGCGCCTCGTACTCCTCCTGTCGACGTTGCCGATCCGCAACAATGAATCCTTTGAGCGCCCCTCGCAACTTTTCGGCTCGTTCGGCTTTCGCTGCCTGGGCTGcagcattattattatttaccgcTGACGCTGGCGGCATTTTGGAGCTCTTAGTTATTTTGCCAATTTTATAAGCCAATTTAATGAAGCGCTTTAACGAAATGGTGGAAAAATTTCGCCGAAATGGCGTTGCTGATGGCGAGGGCGGGCGTCGAGGTAGTGGTTATTTCGTTTGAGTTGGTGTGAGTTTGGCTTGAGAGCTTATTGATGGGGTGCTGGGGAATGCTGGGAAAGGCTTAGTGCGTGTGCTTTGGAGTTGgtttgttcttttttattttcttgtagTGAAATTGTATGGAAAAtgcttaaaattttaatcaaaacagTTTCTGGTCTTTGCTTCAAAGTTGCCTTAGAGATGTGCAAATTCTTAATGATGGACAACAAATGCTCGTGAGAGTGCTGAGCTTGAATGAAATATTCGTGACTGGGAATTTCAAAAGCGTGCAGTTATCACCTGTCGTACATCTTatataattcttttttataaTGCTTCCCAATTTACCAACTAATTTTTAAAgcaaagaaatatta
Coding sequences:
- the LOC6640583 gene encoding uncharacterized protein LOC6640583 translates to MTTPANSKNFLLDKYHSLRNYLERDTLGSEVLIYGTSSLMLLVAYAKRKPAYLVRQFKQPSHIPERIINERVMHTGKISAVQQRDQDTLLLIKHRPWLPIFTSNKKLLPVKLPGVKVNANGYSWLQQCLVGRDATFIPLNKSSNQDFVVCQLCLVHPPKGNRLLDVSETLLKLRFAKFAKDVAAGVKRNGKYYKHLQNVEATTTAKEAWLAWASRYPYIWQRFNDLKASILPKQKLLPELVR
- the LOC6640582 gene encoding ataxin-2 homolog isoform X2; amino-acid sequence: MPPASAVNNNNAAAQAAKAERAEKLRGALKGFIVADRQRRQEEYEAQCEEQRLRREREARERENTQSLEDTRGQITKLDEQLTDLHNQKHQLVVQLKKVLNDDESRKKQAKEIELFALQQAQQHAAAAAAANASVFLPPLRLQHHMPPILQKPPPGNQPSKRGRSPSPPSQHQAYYKSAASYAQQKPNASYPSTGTLFYQTTAAPPTTQHQADARLQSIYNYSLPLRQAYHVDLPNATVGKAPDAQSPKSQPMQVLHINLDQPPSQADLVVQAGSTAVNSLSVQASKPQVTMEKVHDRYHIEVKHDGAPSSQGHVPQPPPHLLSEGVIYKPMISELHSNVLQISSAGQNPKSTGSITQGYAPGRGTSAHEQQQQQQQMARQQLTMLTAQPGPPPPGSNQPPPGQPMHYTRRLY
- the LOC6640582 gene encoding ataxin-2 homolog isoform X1; this encodes MPPASAVNNNNAAAQAAKAERAEKLRGALKGFIVADRQRRQEEYEAQCEEQRLRREREARERENTQSLEDTRGQITKLDEQLTDLHNQKHQLVVQLKKVLNDDESRKKQAKEIELFALQQAQQHAAAAAAANASVFLPPLRLQHHMPPILQKPPPGNQPSKRGRSPSPPSQHQAYYKSAASYAQQKSHDDYRRAADYARLSWNKPNASYPSTGTLFYQTTAAPPTTQHQADARLQSIYNYSLPLRQAYHVDLPNATVGKAPDAQSPKSQPMQVLHINLDQPPSQADLVVQAGSTAVNSLSVQASKPQVTMEKVHDRYHIEVKHDGAPSSQGHVPQPPPHLLSEGVIYKPMISELHSNVLQISSAGQNPKSTGSITQGYAPGRGTSAHEQQQQQQQMARQQLTMLTAQPGPPPPGSNQPPPGQPMHYTRRLY